One window of Chryseobacterium sp. JJR-5R genomic DNA carries:
- a CDS encoding nucleotide pyrophosphohydrolase translates to MEITHLQQQVDEWIKTIGVRYFNELTNMAMLTEEVGEVARIIARRYGEQSEKESDRTKDLGEELADVLFVTLCLANQTGVNLQEAFDKKMKAKTDRDKDRHQNNEKLK, encoded by the coding sequence ATGGAAATTACCCATCTGCAGCAGCAAGTTGATGAATGGATCAAAACGATCGGTGTCCGCTATTTCAATGAGCTGACCAATATGGCCATGCTGACGGAAGAAGTGGGCGAAGTGGCAAGGATTATCGCAAGAAGGTATGGCGAACAGAGCGAAAAGGAAAGCGACAGAACCAAAGACCTGGGCGAAGAGCTGGCAGATGTGCTGTTTGTCACGCTATGTTTAGCCAACCAGACCGGAGTAAATCTACAGGAAGCTTTCGACAAAAAGATGAAGGCTAAGACAGACCGGGATAAAGACCGGCATCAGAATAATGAAAAATTAAAATAA
- a CDS encoding 3-phosphoshikimate 1-carboxyvinyltransferase, whose amino-acid sequence MKLEKSKLIKDKTIQISGSKSISNRLLILESLFKDIQIGNLSNAQDTQLLKKALSENTETVDIHHAGTAMRFLTSYYSIMEGKTTVLTGSKRMKERPIKNLVTALQSLGVEIEYLENEGFPPLKITGKKITQAQVEVPADISSQFITSLLLIAGKLENGLKINLVGEVTSRSYIEMTLDILSKFGIKNSFIGNTIKVESFINNHSSIINYEVESDWSSASYFYSFAALGRETIHLKSFYKASTQGDAAIAEIYNEFFGINTVFTESEHKISLQPVPDFRFPEKIVLDMNNCPDIAQTLCVTASALKIPFEISGLGTLRVKETDRLLALYNELKKLGAETEITESAIKSVNFNDPEENISIKTYQDHRMAMSFAPFCLIKELTIEDENVVEKSYPMFWEDLSEIFAV is encoded by the coding sequence ATGAAGTTAGAAAAATCAAAATTAATAAAAGATAAGACCATACAAATCAGCGGTTCGAAAAGTATTTCGAATCGTTTGTTGATTTTGGAAAGCCTGTTTAAAGATATACAGATCGGGAATCTCTCCAATGCCCAGGATACACAACTACTGAAAAAAGCACTGTCTGAAAACACAGAAACGGTGGATATCCACCATGCAGGAACTGCCATGCGTTTCCTTACTTCCTACTATTCTATTATGGAAGGGAAAACCACTGTTCTTACCGGTTCCAAAAGAATGAAGGAAAGGCCGATTAAAAACCTGGTCACAGCTTTACAGAGCCTGGGCGTTGAAATTGAATATCTGGAGAATGAGGGTTTTCCGCCTCTGAAAATTACCGGGAAGAAAATCACACAGGCTCAGGTGGAGGTTCCTGCCGATATTTCCAGCCAGTTTATTACTTCTCTCCTGCTGATTGCTGGAAAACTGGAAAATGGCTTGAAAATAAACCTTGTCGGTGAAGTAACTTCAAGGTCATACATCGAAATGACGCTTGATATTTTATCCAAATTCGGAATTAAAAACAGTTTCATCGGAAATACAATCAAGGTTGAATCATTTATCAATAATCATTCATCAATTATAAATTATGAAGTGGAAAGTGACTGGAGCTCCGCATCCTATTTCTACTCTTTTGCAGCTTTAGGACGGGAAACTATTCATTTAAAAAGCTTTTATAAAGCTTCTACCCAGGGAGATGCTGCCATTGCCGAGATATATAATGAATTTTTCGGGATCAATACTGTTTTTACGGAAAGCGAGCATAAAATTTCCCTTCAGCCTGTCCCTGATTTCCGGTTTCCGGAAAAGATTGTCCTGGACATGAACAACTGTCCGGATATTGCCCAGACCCTCTGCGTAACCGCATCAGCATTGAAAATCCCTTTTGAAATTTCAGGATTGGGAACGTTACGGGTAAAAGAGACCGACCGGTTGCTGGCCCTTTACAATGAACTGAAAAAACTGGGCGCTGAAACTGAAATTACAGAGTCTGCCATTAAATCAGTAAACTTCAATGATCCGGAAGAAAATATTTCCATTAAAACCTACCAGGATCACAGAATGGCGATGAGCTTTGCTCCATTCTGCCTGATTAAAGAACTGACTATTGAAGACGAAAATGTAGTGGAAAAATCATATCCGATGTTTTGGGAGGACTTATCTGAGATATTTGCTGTATAA
- a CDS encoding SDR family oxidoreductase: MSKTIIITGTSSGIGFALAEYFGKKGHRVYGLSRKHTESPYFTSIPTDVTDLGAVQNAIGEVLKTETRIDVLINNAGMGMVGSVEDSTKEDILKLFNLNLVGAVQMMTAVMPKMREHRFGQIINVSSIGSEMGLPFRGFYSASKSALDKVTEAMRYEVYSWNIHVCSLHLGDIKTNIAENRVKTKVSEPYRNVFDKVYALMNSHVGDGTEPLEVAEYIDGLLTKNKWKAHYYFGKFGQKIGVPLKWILPQGTYENLMKKYNKLA, encoded by the coding sequence ATGTCAAAAACAATCATCATTACCGGGACTTCATCAGGAATCGGTTTCGCATTAGCAGAATATTTCGGGAAGAAAGGCCATAGGGTTTATGGCTTAAGCCGGAAGCATACGGAAAGCCCGTATTTCACATCTATCCCAACCGATGTTACAGATCTTGGTGCAGTGCAGAATGCCATTGGAGAAGTCCTGAAAACGGAAACCAGGATTGACGTGCTGATTAACAATGCCGGAATGGGAATGGTAGGCTCGGTAGAAGATTCCACCAAAGAAGATATCCTGAAATTATTTAATCTGAACCTGGTTGGTGCCGTTCAGATGATGACTGCCGTAATGCCGAAAATGCGTGAACACCGGTTCGGGCAGATCATCAATGTCTCCAGCATCGGAAGTGAAATGGGGCTGCCTTTCCGCGGCTTTTATTCAGCTTCAAAATCAGCACTGGATAAAGTGACCGAGGCCATGAGATACGAAGTGTATTCCTGGAACATCCATGTCTGTTCGCTTCACCTGGGGGACATTAAAACCAATATCGCGGAAAACCGTGTAAAGACAAAAGTTTCGGAGCCTTACAGAAATGTCTTTGATAAAGTATATGCTTTAATGAATTCCCATGTCGGCGACGGGACAGAACCATTGGAAGTAGCGGAATATATTGACGGACTTTTAACTAAAAATAAATGGAAAGCTCATTATTATTTCGGTAAATTCGGGCAGAAAATCGGCGTTCCCTTGAAATGGATCCTGCCACAGGGAACGTATGAGAATTTAATGAAGAAATATAATAAACTGGCTTAG
- a CDS encoding WxL protein host-binding domain-containing protein — MIKHISFLLIFSILSCSLKGNIVILNGLTHHYKVENGQVYKGKISIENTSSQPQNVKLFLQDYVYHSDGSASYTIPDRVKNLKSNTGWIMLNTDLVSLKGKEKTEIFYEIKVPEQTPDGGSYWSVIIAEPVEDIKPSNDQQQGVNITSIVRYAIQIITDVNSEKAKPDLKFEGIKIEKEVGRKFLKVAMANTGNLYCKLTVTAEIYHKKNGQKIGSFSSQAMGLLPQTSKSFLIDLDKIPPAEYNAVLIATDEDDNAFALNVELEVKND, encoded by the coding sequence ATGATAAAGCACATCTCTTTTTTGCTGATTTTTTCAATCCTGTCCTGCTCTTTAAAGGGTAATATTGTGATCCTTAACGGCCTTACCCATCACTATAAGGTAGAAAACGGACAGGTTTACAAAGGGAAAATCTCAATAGAAAATACAAGCAGCCAGCCTCAAAATGTGAAACTGTTTTTACAGGATTATGTTTATCACTCAGACGGATCTGCAAGTTATACCATTCCGGACAGGGTTAAAAATCTAAAAAGCAATACAGGCTGGATCATGCTTAATACGGATCTTGTCTCTTTAAAAGGGAAAGAAAAGACAGAAATTTTCTATGAAATAAAAGTCCCGGAACAGACTCCGGACGGAGGGAGCTATTGGAGTGTTATTATTGCAGAGCCTGTGGAAGACATTAAGCCGAGCAATGACCAGCAGCAGGGTGTCAATATCACATCCATCGTCCGGTATGCCATACAGATTATAACTGATGTAAATTCTGAAAAAGCGAAACCGGACCTGAAATTTGAAGGTATAAAAATTGAAAAAGAAGTCGGCAGGAAATTCCTGAAAGTGGCGATGGCCAATACGGGAAATCTCTACTGCAAGCTAACCGTAACTGCCGAAATCTACCATAAAAAGAACGGACAGAAAATCGGTAGCTTTTCCAGCCAGGCCATGGGATTGTTGCCCCAGACTTCCAAATCTTTCCTTATTGATCTGGATAAAATACCGCCTGCCGAATATAATGCCGTACTGATTGCCACGGATGAAGACGACAATGCTTTTGCCCTCAATGTGGAACTTGAAGTAAAGAATGATTAG
- the rfbD gene encoding dTDP-4-dehydrorhamnose reductase, whose product MKKILVTGGNGQLGNCIRKIAPDFELDYEFIFADSQTLDVTNENAVNDFFHNHKPDFCINASAYTAVDLAETEKDRAFAVNAGGVAHLAKACKEHETAFIHVSTDYVFDGDTNLCYSEDDFTNPTGVYGASKLKGEELALDIYPETIILRTSWLYSEFNKNFVKTMLSLFAQKEELGIVADQFGQPTNANDLAEAIMQIIENPVKTYGIFHFSNYPEATWFEFAQKIAEFSKSSVKLNQLTTEQYPTPAKRPARSTMCLDKIEEVYKIEPKHWENSLEECVHILTQ is encoded by the coding sequence ATGAAAAAAATATTAGTAACAGGAGGAAATGGCCAATTGGGAAACTGCATCAGAAAAATCGCTCCGGATTTTGAACTGGACTATGAATTTATCTTTGCCGATTCACAGACTTTAGACGTTACCAATGAAAACGCGGTAAATGACTTCTTTCATAATCACAAACCGGATTTCTGTATTAATGCTTCCGCCTATACGGCCGTAGATCTTGCAGAAACAGAGAAAGACAGGGCATTTGCAGTGAACGCCGGAGGGGTAGCCCATCTGGCAAAGGCCTGTAAAGAACATGAAACAGCTTTTATTCATGTTTCCACAGATTATGTTTTCGACGGAGATACCAATTTATGCTATTCTGAAGATGACTTCACAAATCCGACTGGAGTTTACGGCGCCTCAAAATTAAAAGGAGAAGAACTGGCACTGGATATTTATCCTGAAACCATTATTCTGAGGACATCATGGCTGTATTCGGAATTTAATAAAAATTTCGTTAAAACCATGCTGAGCCTGTTCGCGCAGAAAGAAGAACTGGGAATCGTGGCAGATCAGTTTGGCCAGCCTACCAATGCAAACGATTTGGCAGAAGCCATTATGCAGATTATTGAGAATCCTGTAAAAACATATGGCATCTTTCATTTCTCCAATTATCCTGAAGCCACCTGGTTTGAGTTTGCGCAGAAAATCGCTGAGTTCTCAAAATCATCAGTAAAATTAAATCAATTAACAACAGAGCAATATCCTACGCCGGCTAAAAGGCCCGCAAGAAGTACGATGTGCCTTGATAAAATTGAAGAAGTTTATAAAATAGAGCCCAAACACTGGGAAAACAGCCTGGAAGAATGTGTTCATATCCTTACACAGTAA
- a CDS encoding acyl-CoA thioesterase, which translates to MEKEVSTTVKVRFSDCDPIGHLNNVKYLDYMFNAREDHVETFYGFTYEEYTKLTGCTWIAIQNEIAYMKEVRYNTSVVISSKTIDIQDRTSKVEILMKSLDEKTTHAVLWVTVIYFNIKTRKSEVHPEEIQETFKQFYVDLEQKDFQSRVKFLRSQNAKNS; encoded by the coding sequence ATGGAAAAAGAAGTATCAACCACGGTAAAGGTTAGATTTAGTGACTGCGACCCGATCGGCCATTTGAATAATGTGAAGTATCTTGACTATATGTTTAATGCCAGGGAAGACCATGTGGAAACATTTTACGGTTTCACCTATGAAGAATATACCAAGCTTACAGGATGTACATGGATTGCCATTCAGAACGAAATCGCTTACATGAAAGAAGTAAGGTATAATACTTCCGTAGTAATCAGCAGCAAGACCATCGATATTCAGGACAGGACATCCAAAGTCGAAATCCTCATGAAAAGCCTGGATGAGAAAACAACACATGCCGTATTGTGGGTAACGGTAATTTATTTTAATATTAAAACAAGAAAGTCTGAAGTACATCCGGAAGAAATACAGGAAACCTTTAAGCAGTTTTATGTAGATTTGGAACAGAAAGATTTTCAGTCCAGGGTTAAATTCCTGAGATCACAAAACGCAAAAAATTCATAA
- a CDS encoding OmpH family outer membrane protein, whose amino-acid sequence MKKLSVLFAAVMMVVSVGMAKAQKIATLDVIGVLNAMPEKKKADTDLKAFLDTKQAEIKKKADAGQAKLKLYSEEAPKKTADENKAREAELAKMQEEIQQMNDKAQKDFVAKQDTAYEPIEKKLNDAVSKVAKANGYEYIMDANSSAFVFKGGVDATPAVKKELGVQ is encoded by the coding sequence ATGAAAAAATTAAGTGTATTATTTGCAGCGGTAATGATGGTTGTATCAGTAGGTATGGCAAAAGCTCAAAAAATTGCTACTTTAGATGTTATAGGTGTTCTAAATGCAATGCCTGAAAAGAAAAAAGCAGATACTGATCTTAAAGCTTTCTTAGATACTAAACAAGCTGAAATTAAGAAAAAAGCAGATGCAGGACAGGCTAAATTAAAGCTGTATTCTGAAGAAGCACCTAAGAAAACAGCTGACGAGAACAAAGCAAGAGAGGCAGAATTGGCAAAAATGCAGGAGGAAATTCAGCAGATGAACGATAAAGCCCAGAAAGATTTCGTGGCTAAGCAGGATACTGCTTATGAGCCGATTGAGAAAAAACTGAACGATGCGGTTTCTAAAGTGGCTAAAGCAAACGGATATGAATATATCATGGATGCAAATTCTTCAGCTTTCGTATTCAAAGGAGGCGTAGATGCTACTCCGGCAGTGAAAAAAGAATTGGGTGTTCAGTAA
- a CDS encoding OmpH family outer membrane protein translates to MKNFRIVFSFVLFLLFGLSNAQKVGVVDTEYILSKMPQYKEAEARLNAQIDTWQSELQSLQSEYERKRSAFESEKVLLIGDQLKLREKEVMDLEKNVKTTTSLRFGATGEIKKLRTNLVQPFQDQIWGAIKTMSEKNGLGMVLDKTSNNVIFLQKRFDYSDKVLDILLKDTEKKEKTKTKK, encoded by the coding sequence ATGAAAAATTTCAGAATTGTTTTCTCATTCGTATTATTCCTGCTATTCGGTCTAAGCAATGCACAGAAAGTGGGTGTTGTGGATACTGAATATATATTGAGCAAAATGCCGCAGTACAAAGAAGCAGAAGCAAGATTGAATGCACAGATTGATACATGGCAGTCGGAATTGCAGAGCCTGCAGTCTGAATATGAGCGGAAGAGATCAGCTTTCGAAAGTGAAAAAGTTCTTCTCATCGGCGATCAGCTGAAGCTTAGGGAAAAAGAAGTGATGGATCTTGAAAAAAATGTTAAAACTACCACCAGTCTGCGTTTTGGAGCTACAGGAGAAATAAAAAAACTGAGAACCAATCTGGTACAGCCTTTTCAGGATCAGATTTGGGGAGCGATAAAAACAATGTCTGAAAAAAACGGTTTGGGTATGGTTCTTGACAAAACAAGCAACAATGTCATTTTCCTCCAGAAAAGATTCGATTACTCAGATAAAGTATTGGATATCTTATTAAAGGATACCGAAAAGAAAGAAAAAACGAAAACCAAAAAATAA
- the bamA gene encoding outer membrane protein assembly factor BamA — MKFRLLPIIMFVASAHFYGQVTPQDSTKVSNSVHAENQAGTYTLKDIVVDGVKKYTPAQILRFTGLLKGETVDIPGQKISNAVKKLWDTQSFSEVEVYVQSIEGETVILRFYLQDLKDLGEVKFTGKGIGKSKNEKMAKDNNLKPGTKITQNLVSSLKTNIPKDYIKKGYADAKITIQDKVNAGDPNLVDWTINVDKGKRIKIDHIEFEGNQAVTDRKLKKNAFKETKQKRFGIGGILKSSKFIEGKYQEDKQNLISYYNSLGYRDAAIVSDSVWRNKRNNYEINVKLSEGKQYYIGDITFTGNTVYPTDYLQRLLGYKKGDIYDAVGFNKKVGEDGGKEDDSDIKSMYMNNGYLFSNVTPVEKSVSGDKINLEIRINEGEKATWNKVTWEGNTTTHDHVILRALRTRPGNLFAKSDIKRTYFDLAGMQFFDPQQVGQDIQPNQQDNTVDINWKLVEKGSSQVQLQAGYGGNSFIGTLGLTFNNFSLKNFLKFKDFRPVPQGDGQTLSLQAQAGQYFQNYGVSFTEPWLFGTRPTALSVSLNNSRVKYSDQFGSSQKLNIFSATVGLNRLLKWPDDYFSLYTGLQFQKYDFKNYPFDFGGTTEYYGTANNLSVNIGLSRNSAGIDPIFPTTGSNLDLSVKLTPPYSLFNNKDYSTMTPTEKYKWMEFYKVKFKADVYNEIVGKLVLRSSAEMGFMDGYNKQLGAPPFERFYVGGTGLFGGRYDGRELIPLRGYENASTYGGTSEDITPTGGGTIYNRFTLELRYPISLNQTAKIYALTFAEGGNVWNSWGNYNPFQLKRSVGVGVRVYMGAFGLIGFDFAYGFDKTVTGTEPSGWKTHFLMNQSL, encoded by the coding sequence ATGAAGTTTAGACTATTACCCATCATCATGTTTGTTGCTTCTGCACATTTTTATGGACAGGTAACTCCACAGGACAGCACAAAGGTGAGCAATTCTGTGCATGCAGAAAACCAGGCAGGAACCTACACCTTGAAAGACATTGTTGTAGATGGGGTTAAAAAATATACGCCAGCTCAGATTCTGAGGTTTACAGGATTATTAAAAGGTGAAACTGTAGATATCCCGGGACAGAAAATCAGCAATGCTGTTAAAAAACTTTGGGACACCCAGTCTTTTTCTGAGGTGGAAGTGTATGTACAGAGTATTGAAGGCGAAACGGTAATCCTGCGTTTCTACCTGCAGGATCTTAAAGACCTTGGTGAAGTGAAATTCACCGGGAAAGGGATCGGTAAATCGAAGAATGAGAAAATGGCTAAAGATAACAATCTGAAGCCCGGTACTAAAATTACCCAGAACTTAGTTTCAAGTCTTAAAACAAATATCCCTAAAGACTATATCAAAAAAGGATATGCAGATGCTAAAATTACCATTCAGGATAAAGTAAATGCAGGTGACCCTAATTTGGTAGACTGGACGATTAATGTCGATAAAGGGAAAAGGATTAAGATAGATCACATTGAATTTGAAGGAAATCAGGCGGTGACTGACAGAAAGCTTAAAAAGAACGCTTTTAAGGAAACCAAACAGAAAAGATTCGGGATCGGGGGAATCCTGAAGTCTTCAAAATTTATCGAAGGCAAATACCAGGAAGACAAACAGAACCTGATCAGTTATTACAATTCCTTAGGATACAGGGATGCAGCTATTGTTTCAGATTCTGTATGGAGAAATAAAAGAAACAATTACGAAATTAATGTAAAGCTTAGCGAAGGAAAGCAATATTATATCGGTGACATTACCTTTACCGGAAACACTGTATATCCTACAGATTATCTTCAGAGGTTATTGGGATATAAGAAGGGAGATATTTACGATGCCGTAGGGTTCAACAAAAAAGTTGGGGAAGACGGCGGAAAAGAAGATGACTCAGATATCAAGTCGATGTACATGAACAACGGCTATCTTTTCTCTAATGTGACACCGGTGGAAAAATCGGTAAGCGGTGACAAGATCAATCTTGAAATCCGGATCAATGAAGGAGAAAAAGCAACCTGGAACAAGGTGACGTGGGAAGGAAATACCACTACCCATGACCACGTAATTCTCAGGGCACTGAGAACAAGACCGGGGAACCTGTTTGCTAAGAGTGATATTAAAAGAACCTATTTTGATCTGGCAGGGATGCAGTTCTTTGATCCTCAACAGGTAGGACAGGATATCCAGCCGAATCAGCAGGATAATACTGTGGACATTAACTGGAAGCTGGTAGAAAAAGGATCTTCACAGGTACAATTGCAGGCCGGTTACGGAGGGAACAGCTTCATCGGGACATTAGGATTAACCTTCAATAATTTCTCGTTAAAAAACTTTCTGAAGTTTAAAGACTTTAGACCGGTTCCTCAGGGTGACGGGCAGACTTTGTCACTTCAGGCACAGGCAGGGCAGTACTTCCAGAATTACGGAGTTTCATTTACTGAACCTTGGTTATTCGGGACCAGACCTACTGCACTTTCTGTAAGTTTAAACAATTCCAGGGTAAAATATTCAGATCAGTTCGGATCTTCCCAGAAGCTGAATATTTTCTCCGCTACAGTAGGATTAAACAGATTGCTGAAATGGCCGGATGATTATTTCTCTCTGTATACAGGACTTCAGTTCCAGAAATATGACTTTAAAAACTATCCTTTCGATTTCGGAGGAACTACAGAATATTACGGTACGGCAAATAACTTAAGTGTCAATATAGGCTTAAGCAGAAACTCTGCCGGTATCGACCCGATTTTCCCGACAACAGGTTCCAACCTGGATCTTTCGGTAAAACTGACTCCGCCGTATTCATTGTTTAATAATAAAGATTATTCTACAATGACGCCAACGGAAAAGTATAAGTGGATGGAATTCTACAAGGTGAAGTTCAAAGCCGATGTTTACAACGAAATTGTCGGGAAACTGGTCTTGAGGTCTTCTGCTGAAATGGGATTCATGGACGGATACAACAAACAGTTGGGGGCTCCGCCGTTTGAAAGATTCTATGTAGGAGGTACCGGGCTTTTCGGAGGACGGTATGACGGTAGAGAATTGATTCCGTTAAGAGGGTATGAAAATGCTTCTACTTACGGAGGGACTTCTGAAGATATTACGCCTACAGGGGGAGGTACTATTTATAACAGATTTACGTTAGAATTAAGATACCCGATTTCATTGAACCAGACGGCGAAAATTTATGCGTTGACGTTTGCAGAAGGAGGTAACGTGTGGAATTCCTGGGGGAATTATAATCCATTCCAGTTAAAAAGATCCGTGGGTGTTGGTGTAAGGGTTTACATGGGAGCATTCGGGTTGATTGGATTTGATTTCGCTTACGGATTCGATAAAACCGTTACAGGAACTGAGCCTTCCGGATGGAAGACCCACTTCCTGATGAACCAATCATTATAA
- a CDS encoding isoprenyl transferase has protein sequence MSLIKDKIDPENLPKHVAIIMDGNGRWAKSRGEERTFGHRNAINAVRNAINACNEINIPYLTLYTFSSENWSRPAEEVHTLMNLLVETLLLEAEEIFSKGLRMHVIGNLDKLPSLVKDQLLRVVELTKENTKGNLVLAISYGSQNEILNAIKNISEDVKEGRVDVENIDEKLFESYLYTKDFPPVDLLIRTSGEIRISNFLLWQIAYAELQFLDVLWPDFTKDIFFQCIVNYQNKERRFGMTGEQIKIQ, from the coding sequence ATGTCGTTGATAAAAGATAAAATAGATCCTGAAAATTTACCAAAACATGTTGCAATCATCATGGACGGTAATGGAAGATGGGCAAAATCACGTGGCGAAGAAAGAACTTTCGGCCACAGGAATGCCATTAATGCGGTAAGGAATGCCATTAATGCATGCAATGAAATAAACATTCCCTATTTAACGCTGTATACCTTTTCCTCGGAAAACTGGAGCCGCCCTGCAGAAGAAGTACATACCTTAATGAATCTGCTGGTGGAAACCTTACTTCTGGAGGCGGAGGAAATCTTCAGCAAAGGGTTAAGGATGCATGTTATCGGGAATCTGGACAAACTGCCGTCACTGGTGAAAGACCAGCTTCTCCGGGTAGTGGAACTTACAAAAGAAAACACAAAAGGCAATTTGGTACTGGCAATCAGCTACGGTTCCCAGAATGAAATACTGAATGCCATAAAAAATATAAGCGAAGACGTAAAAGAAGGCAGGGTAGATGTAGAAAATATTGATGAGAAATTATTCGAAAGTTACCTATATACAAAAGATTTTCCGCCTGTTGATCTGCTGATCAGAACCAGCGGCGAAATCAGAATCAGCAATTTCCTCCTTTGGCAGATCGCTTATGCAGAACTGCAGTTTTTAGATGTTTTGTGGCCGGACTTCACAAAAGACATTTTCTTTCAGTGTATTGTTAATTATCAAAACAAGGAAAGAAGATTCGGAATGACCGGCGAACAGATAAAAATCCAGTAA
- a CDS encoding DUF6089 family protein — translation MNRKLLFSFLAALGTVVSVKAQRNELGVRLGMSNLVGDIGRTNYLLQKPLDLSKTSEWGVPFYGGILYRFNFNPHQTVRLDLGYNQIQFDDKVAKEEYRQNRNSFGKNNVYEASLVFEYNFFPVNNEQKNMVSPYIFGGIGALMFDAPKATLVNDFRRDSDGVALAPINELDFTTTPVYSTGKKTTMHIPFGVGLKYKFNYNWAIFAEATFRYTVTDQLDYNRILSKDVISSYNGDILSPVTGGSLLETDAYYVVSKEREAAFIGERNIGDLKSKDWMNTVSLGLTYSFGRPPCYCD, via the coding sequence ATGAATAGAAAATTATTGTTTAGCTTCCTTGCCGCTCTAGGAACAGTGGTAAGCGTTAAAGCTCAAAGAAACGAACTTGGAGTTCGTCTAGGTATGAGTAACCTAGTTGGGGATATAGGGAGAACGAATTATCTTTTACAAAAGCCATTGGATTTAAGTAAGACGTCGGAGTGGGGAGTTCCGTTTTATGGGGGTATTTTATACAGATTTAATTTTAATCCCCATCAGACCGTAAGATTGGATCTTGGGTATAACCAGATACAGTTTGATGATAAAGTAGCAAAAGAAGAATACAGGCAGAACAGGAATTCATTCGGGAAAAATAATGTTTATGAAGCAAGTTTGGTTTTCGAATACAACTTCTTCCCGGTAAACAATGAGCAGAAAAATATGGTGAGCCCGTATATTTTCGGTGGGATAGGTGCCTTGATGTTTGATGCGCCGAAAGCCACGCTGGTAAATGATTTCAGAAGAGACTCAGACGGAGTGGCACTGGCCCCGATCAATGAACTGGATTTTACCACAACACCGGTATACTCTACCGGAAAAAAGACAACCATGCATATTCCTTTTGGGGTAGGTTTGAAATATAAGTTCAACTATAATTGGGCCATCTTTGCTGAAGCCACCTTCAGATATACGGTGACGGATCAGCTGGATTACAACAGAATTCTGAGCAAAGATGTAATCTCCAGCTATAACGGGGATATATTAAGCCCGGTTACCGGAGGATCATTGCTTGAAACCGATGCATATTATGTAGTATCCAAAGAAAGAGAAGCTGCATTTATAGGAGAAAGAAATATAGGGGATCTTAAGTCCAAGGACTGGATGAACACCGTAAGCTTAGGGCTTACCTACTCATTCGGAAGACCTCCGTGTTATTGTGATTAA